One window of the Desulfuromonadales bacterium genome contains the following:
- a CDS encoding GntR family transcriptional regulator: protein MRRKPIERHQTLREKILETIREAILKGALKPGEKVAEPELAERFGISRTPIREAFRQLESEGYLTVIPRKGAVVTSLSERDVAEFYSIKSILEGYAARIATERLSDKEIERLEAINDRLEQLAREGDVKTFFRVHNEFHELFIKAAGNEKLYELISHLMMKFNRPRMASLSLPGRMEISVQEHRKIIEAFKGKDGEKADNLVRKTAAYGGQVLIQSIAQEEGRRVEKSILQRVVDV from the coding sequence GTGAGAAGAAAACCGATCGAAAGACACCAAACGCTGCGGGAAAAGATCCTGGAGACGATTCGCGAGGCGATCCTCAAAGGGGCACTCAAGCCCGGAGAGAAAGTGGCGGAACCGGAACTTGCCGAACGCTTCGGCATCAGTCGGACGCCGATCCGGGAAGCTTTCCGACAGCTCGAATCGGAAGGGTATTTGACCGTAATCCCGCGCAAGGGTGCTGTGGTCACTTCCCTCTCCGAACGTGACGTGGCGGAATTCTATTCCATCAAGAGCATCCTTGAGGGTTATGCCGCGCGCATTGCTACGGAGAGGCTGAGCGACAAGGAGATCGAACGCCTGGAGGCGATCAACGACAGGCTGGAGCAGTTGGCCCGGGAAGGGGACGTCAAGACCTTCTTTCGCGTTCACAACGAGTTTCACGAGCTCTTCATAAAAGCCGCTGGTAACGAAAAGCTCTATGAACTGATCAGCCATCTGATGATGAAGTTCAACAGGCCCCGGATGGCTTCTCTTTCCCTGCCGGGCAGGATGGAGATCTCCGTACAGGAACACCGCAAGATCATCGAGGCCTTCAAGGGCAAGGACGGAGAGAAGGCCGACAATCTGGTGCGCAAGACTGCCGCCTACGGTGGCCAGGTCCTGATCCAGAGCATTGCCCAGGAAGAAGGCAGACGTGTGGAAAAATCGATACTGCAAAGGGTGGTTGATGTCTGA